The Myxocyprinus asiaticus isolate MX2 ecotype Aquarium Trade chromosome 19, UBuf_Myxa_2, whole genome shotgun sequence nucleotide sequence AgaaatacactcactaagcactttattaggaagacccacctacttattcatgcgattatctaatcagccaatcatgtggcagcagtgcaatgcataaaatcatccagatatgggtcaggagcttcagttaatgttcacatcaaccatcagaatgggcaaaAAATTTGAGCTCAGTGATTTCGATCGTGTTAtgcttgttggtgccagacaggctggtttgagtatttttgtaactgctgatctcctgaaatttttatgcacaacaatctctagaatttactcagaatgttgccaaaaacaaaaaaacatccagtaagtggcagttctgtgtatgaaaacaccttgttgatgagaaaggtaaacagacaatggccagactggttcgagctgacagaaaggctatggaaactcagataaccactctgtacaattgtagtgagcagaatagcatctcagaatgcacaacatgtcgaaccttgaggcagatgggttacaacagcagaagaccacgtcaggcaccttattaggaccatagtgttcctaatatagtgttaagtgagtgtatatCCTTAAGGTAAAAGTTACGTTACCCCTTTTTACAGTGCATCTGAAATGGAAAAGAAGGTATCAAGAATGTTGACAAAAAtgtagtatttatttaattatttggtcacataaaaaaaattattgccgAGATCAGTGCAGTCTTTGCCCCAAGTTAGGGAACAGACTAACTTATCAAGTATCTTATCAACAGAAGTCTGTCTCGCTTCTTGTTATTGAGTGTCTGGCCAGTAAAGATTAGTTGCACTGTGCTTTGTACTGTTTAAAACCAAACTGCTCTAAAAGAACTTAAAAGTCTAACAGTTTTATTTCATGACTTAGAAAATACGGTTTTGGTTGTTGCTATATAATTTGtcttttagtatttatttatccagACAATATAGAAAATAAGGGCAGCTTTAATAAAAACTTTGAGCTAAAACAATGATAAGCACTTCTGATAAGGAACGTAATGTTTATCAGTATATATCTGGGTAATTAGTCAGTGCATGAGTCAGATCAACCCTATAATGTTAACAAGAGCACACTGATTTCATACAAGACTTATGCTCTATTAACACTTATGTCATACTTCTGTTTTGCATAATGCTACAAATCTCACAGTTTGAGATTGAGACTTAAGAATAGACAACGTGAAACTAatggagacaactgaagaacCTGCTACCAGCCGAAACAGATGCCTTCTTTCTAACTTGTAAGTTTCTTATCAAAATTGTCTGAGCTATATCACCCACATTCGTTTTATAGCTCTGTACTCTTACTCTGTTAACTGTTACACACACTCATggcaaaatcgtcaggattcgtaggacttttcaaaatttggctaattcgtatgatatcatgcgactgcactcgtttgaattcgtatgactttcactacagccaatgacattgctggacatcgtttccatttaATACAtgacagttacttgcttctgtcacacgcaacagcttcctatcatgtttacacactctactaactggttaagtttagataaggggtttgggtatgggcataatattaataagtatttccttaacgcctcgtgcgtgaaactcgcgcttacttctgcattacacatccgggaaattgcatgtgatgaagtcgtgcgagtttatgcgaacaacatcgtgcgagaccatatgaaatagccaactggTAAATTATGTACGATTTTTCATGAGATATTTTTTAGAAGAAATATCTCAGACAAAGTTGATACCTAAACGCCATATTACTGAGAGCtcatttaagtctcctgagctatgaaagagcagcGTCTGAGCAATTACATTTTCTAAGGCACTCAGCACCTGGTTGATCCAGGAAAATGCTAAATGGTAAAATGACAAAtggtaaatcactttggataaaagtaccTACTAAAAGCCAACCATGGTAAATAAGTTGCTTTGgtaataattcatttttaaacaacatatactgtagtaaatgtaagttaaaatgtgaaatatttctcCAGTCATCTTCATTTCCTGTCGCCCATTATGCAGTTTTGTGGCTTTGTTTAAAGATATTTACTTTaactaacaaacttcttttagtgtttttttttagcttgaaaagtgtgcttatgctatctttatgtaaaataaattacactAAATATGACACtaaaaagttgagtaaacttaaaaaagtacaacTTCAAGAAAATGAGTTGTACCAACCTAAAAAATTAAGTTGGACTGTAAGTTCAATGAACTCAATACAATatgttcagcaaactcaaaaatattaatgatttcttttttttttttttttttttttttacaaggagATCTTAATTCAGTAAACTTGTATTTTAAAGTACAGCTGACCATAATTTTCaatattcttgatataaaaagaTTCAAATTAAGCCGGTCTACATTTTACATTAGATCATGTGTCAGCCCCACCAAGGTACCAAATAGTTGGTACAACTTAAAAAGCGGTGTAGGCTGCAATTACTTAAAACTTCTAAATGTTAAGGTATCTTAATAACTGAAGAAATTTCATCGAAGTGAACACTAATCACCTTGATGGTgactaaacaaatttttttttttttttacatgtcctCATAAATTGGCACACTTTGTCCAAACACACGTAAATACATTAAAGTGCAAGTGATTGTGGGTCCACAATGCTTCTCCATTGAGCATGCTCAGCAGATGCAAAAATATGAAGTTCATAGTGCTTAGCCTTACAAGTTTTCCACAGATTTTGAACTATGTATTTTCAGGAccttttactaatgttaacagatgTTTATGACTACTGGATAACAGATATGAGTCAAAATCACAGTTTTTAAAGTCCCTGAAATTTCCTGATTTTCCATTTCTGTGGGAGGCCCGGAATACTGAGGTTTTTATTTCACAGCAGTTCACAATGCTTCCACAGAGAATCCACTAAAAggataataataactataatccTATGCAgttattttgcacacacacacacacacacacacacacacacacacaaaacatgtcAACTAGAAAGTTCAATATTAGTAAGGTCATTATATACAATCTAACACAACATGTATGTGCTCAATATTTAAAATTGAGTTGCTCTGACTTAAATGGCATCAAAATTGACTTTATTGATGGTTGTAAGTAATCTCAACTTTTTCTGCATTAGatacttcaacttttaaaattgagtttATCTGGCAAATCtgaagttggattttttttttttttacagtgatatgtttcacactgtaaaaatattaattgtattttaaatgacaTATTCTAAACAAGGAGTGAAATAAGCATGAACCAGTTTAATATTGttacaaaatgtatattcatttttacacaaattccATTCCTCCATCACATCCAACAATTTTGCAACTATTGAGTCTTTATCAAAAGTTGTCAAGTGTACATTTGTTTTAACCTATTTACCAAGGAGTCAACAGTGTCACTGTCAGTGAAGAGATTGATGTGGtgtgtgaagaaaacaaagaaaaatcatggTAAATATCACCTGTGAAACATTGTTACTGTGCGGTTTTTACagtaaagttgcaattttatcaaattatgcaaaaccagcagaaatattatttaattgtatttatgatacatAAATGCTATCAATGAAATTAGCCTAAGCATATCAAAGGAATGGGCAATTTTATTccagaaatgttaaaaatgtcatttccaccacagaacaCCATTAAACACAATACATCATTTGAAATGTGAAGGAAAGGTTTATGACATTCCACAGGGTCAAACGAGCCCATTGAAGGAACACCCCGTAGTTCAAATCTTATCACCACAAGATGTCGCTGTTTTGCCAACAACTACAAACCAGCAACAGGCGTTTCCGCAGTGAACAGGTCAACAGCAAAACGATCCTTTTCACTGGAAAGAACAAAGACATTGAAAAGCAGTAATTGCAGCAACAAAGGTAATAAAGCTTAAAGTAAACTAACAAGCCTGAGTTCTTGGAAGAGTTTGATTTACCACTTAATAAAGTAATAATCTGTCAATAATCAACCATTCCAAAACAAACTCTCTTTCAATCGCTTTAAAATAAGTCAGATATTATACTGTAGAGTAAAGCATTAGCTGCCTGAAAACTAGTGATAATATACCCTTTCATTATTAGACCTCACATGTAATATGTGTTTTGTAGACAACTATTATAAAATAGTTCCTTGTGGTGGTGCTccgatgaagaaaaaaaaaaatatggattttTTAAATCATCAGAATACTCACAATACTCTCAACAACTTCAGAAGGTTAAAAAGGTTCTCCTAAAGCATAAAAGCCTTCATTTTTAAGAGTGATCTTGGCTATATTCTTTTACATTTGTCCATAAAAGCTTCTGTTTGTCCTTGAATTCATTTTCTTAAGGTGCCCGACATTTTTCGAAGTCCTTTTATACGATATAGCAATCCATCAATAAAGTTCTGTGAGGAAACAGAAAGATGTCATTAAGAACGGTCTTGAAAACTACagatatttttgtgttttattggtATTTGACTCTTTagagtttattttctttttcatgcATCCTTTTTTACCTCTTTGGGTTTGCCACAATCGCAGAGAAGGTcctgtgaaaaataataataataataataataataatcatgctATGTTAAAATTCATTCTCACCATCATCAATGGAGAATAGAGAGAACAGTGGATTTTaaaatgatcacacaggaaatcaatgtGTTAGTTCCAAATGTTTTTCCACCTAATTATGGACTCAATGTGCCGAATTCCAGGTAAGCGCTACCATGCAGCAATTGTTCATGACCTGAATATCACCCGTGCTGTGCCTTTGACATTACATCCATTTTGATATCCGGGTAGCGAGATGCTGCATTTACACAGAAATATGTAAAAGAATACTGTTTTGGTCTTAGTGCTGTTATAGTTAGGTTTTGATTAAAGTTACGagtaaattaatgtaattactacttAAATGTTTCTGAAAATTGGGCGTGGTCTGCCTTTCACttcacatccattcaaagaagtGAAAGCACGCAATTGCGAAAAAACGTAGTTGCGAAAGTTCGCATGCGCACAATTGtagttccagcttcagccacttggCGAAGAAGAGGGCAGTTTGGAATTTCGGAATGCATAGAACGATTTTAGCGAATTATATGTCTCTGCGGAACAATTGGCcattttcaaaccaggatgggcgttttttttttcaactatccaatgaacgTTTTGGGAACCTCAATGTACTGTAGTAATCAGTGGCCAtatccaaaccaggatgggcgtttctcaactatccaatgaaagtagggaatttcAATGTAATGGGCAAATTGTGTAAAGtggttgaaaaatgcccatcccggtATGAAAATGCCCATTGATTGggaatttttgttctgcagagatacAAGTCTCATTTTACCAGACAAAACTTTCGACTTACTGTGGccgatttttttaatatatcatcAGTATGTAGGGTTCTAGAAGTAAAATTccaatttattttctccataaagAAACTAATGATAAGGTGTAAACCTTTTAAGACAAACCTACCATGAGCGCCAAGATTGTTAAGCAATGATATGTTTCTTTAGAAGCCACAAGTCATTTTGAAATCATGACAAAAGTGTAGTATTGACCGTCACTCCCAAAATGCATTGAGAATGATGTAATCAAGTCAGTcatcctacactctcaaactacatacattttgtatatttataatctTGTACTGTAATTTCTGATACGATTGCTTCACAAAATAATCTATGTACATGGCCTTGTACCTTAGTCTTTTCttcagttttcaatcaaatgttcTAATGTAGTGATTTACTTAGAACTGATAGAATTTTAAAAATTTCTATGGAGAAAACGAATGTGAAAAAGGCAGCAgaaaaagtgggcggtcactgttgcgctctgttgtAGATTTGCAAAATGGTTTTCGATTTGGATGAGTTAGCGAGAGCTACTTCTTTGGAAACTTGTAGTGCATGAGTGGGAAGATGTGTGCTGAATATTTTTTTGTCATACCACCTGCAGTTTCGATCTCCGCTCACAGTCTGACAGTTCCAAAAGTTCATCAATGTCAATCTCCAGCTCAGGAATGTCATCTTCCTGGGAAAGAAGATGTATCACATGCGTCTAGCTTTGGTATCATTGGGTTTGGGAATAGAGTTCATAAATACTTCAATGCTTggaggggaattcactaagaatataATGTGCCTGCTGATAACATGTTTTATTTGTGTGATGTGTTGTTTTAGCAGCCGATTCACTAAAGtgattatgcaaatcaggtagtCAGGAATCTatttaataaaattctgtttaccGCTTGCTTTCCCTGGGCGGTAATAACGCAACATTAAAgcaatagttgacccaaaaatgttaagtctCTCATTATATACTCGCCCTTATtccgtctcaaacttgtatgactttcttttttctttttctttttttgccgaatacaaactatttgaaaaagtttccaatttacattaaaatttgagtctgtttctcacccaaaactgattgtattgcttcagaagacatggattaaaccaattatttatttatttttgtttgtgttctgcagaaaaaagaaagtcattcaagtttgagacagcataaaggtgagtaaatgatggccgaattttcatttttgggtgatctattcatTTAATTGCGTCAGGCAAATAGTGCTGAGTTTTGTGAATGCTAGTCTCAgagaccattcactttcattgcatctttttccatataatgaaagtgaatggtgactgaggcaaacattctgcccaacattttCTATTATGTTGCATAGAGGAGGGAAAAAATGCCAACGGGTTTGAATAAATtaagagagtaaatgatgactgaatttttattttagggtgaactatccctttaatttttcaGCTCATTTTGTGTCTGTTTAAACTGGAtggcaggtggttagtgaataagatgcaggtttttgtgttGAAATACATTGTGCGCAAAAGTAAATTCGCCCTGGCTATATATTCTTCACTGGCTATATCCAAGTTGAAGCAACATGCTTGTTTGTTAAATATGAAAGCATTCTTTTATGTGAAAAGCAGCTAGTCTTTCTGTACTGGAAAAGAAGTCAAAAGTGCTACTATCAGCATGCAGATATACATTTAGTCTTTGTGCCAGACCATTAATAATTGCACACAGAACAACCTTGTAGCTGTACAATAAATATGCATTGTAAGTGAAAGCAACTGCAGACAGAATACTAACTAGTTGCaaaaatgcagcatttttcaCTCTTACAATGACGTGCACACACTTAGTTTAGGACAcagttctttttgtttttgagtcTTGCAAGCTGAGCAGTACCCAGCATGCCCTCTGCCTCCGCTCTGTTCCCCCTGACCCTGTTTTCCATTGATACACTAGCACAATGGTGGAATACCAATATACAGTCACAAACACATATCAaaacagctttattttgatgttgATGACATCAgctctttttttataattttttgccCTTTCATAATAATGACGTACTGAGAATCAAAACAGACTTACAAGATGCATGTGATTAACTAACATTAGGTATCGTTCATACCAAAAAAAACTCACCCTTTTTACTtaaaatgacagtgaatggtgaccataactattaagcaagattttcagtgagtaATTACTTAAATgtcagtttgttcctcacacaaagtgattGCATGTATTAAGAAGACTTGGAGTATAGTGCACAAGGCATTTGGACCACGTTTATCATACTTTTTTGgtgcttgttttttgttgttgtcatttttggagcttgacagcacctggtccccattcacttttggAGGAGAGAAGCCCAAACATTCTGCTAAGCTTCTTCTCTGGTGTTccactgaagacagaaagtcatatgggtttggaacaacatagaatgatgacagatttttgatttttgggtgaactacatttTAACTCTATGGGGAGAGGTCTCTTTTCTGAAGGCTCTCTCTCCAGTTGGTAGCCTGCAGAAAGTCTGCTTCCCCACGAGGCAGTAATGATTGTTTAATGAAGGCAACAGACTGCCATCAGAACAGCCTTATTTTTCTTGTCAGCTGTGCCAAAATAGCCATCAACACAGTAAAATAGAAAAACTTAAATGGCTTCAGCTGTTTTGTGATGATTAATCTGAGGTAATACTCATGGAAGTGAGTCTTTCTGTAACATATCCTCTTTGATCGTATAGCTgatagctctttttttttttttttttaggattcttATAAATTAAGCAATGAGCTATACTGCATTGTGAACTGATTTGTAGTTTACAgttgcaaaaaaatttaattaaaagaacattatataaacaaaacgtatataaaaaaagaatattgtcAATCAAATTTTAAAGTTCATGTAAAATGCCAGATTTGACAcactttcttaaaggtgcagtgtgtaatttctttactaaataaaaaatagcaaaatattttcaaacaattttctcaaacactcccccatcagccattggtcaaaaaacagatagtcccgccccaaacacacaccattggatgagtcaatgctgctgtgtcgggctggtcgaTCCACTCAAACAAACTATTCTGATAGGTCCACAGAGCCACGGTGTTAGACTTTTCAGGGAACTCAACCCACAAGTGGCTTATGTATAGATGATTCTGCATATTAAACgctgataggagaaagtattttcagAAATTTCACTGTGCTTTCCACTGGCTCATTAGAGGAAAAAGGGAAGCATGTGAATAACCCCCACACTCTGTCATGTCCTCCTCATGCTAGGAGTTTCATTCACAGACAAAGAAACAAGTATTTACTCCAGACAATCAAGGAGAGAAATTCCCAGGACCAACTGGGGAGAAGAGAAGCATAGTGTGAGCTAAGAAAATTAGATGGCTTGTGTATGTAGTtggattttttaaaacaaactctTTAAAAAAGGAGTGTGTTAAATGTTTGTTGGCTTGTTAAACAGCTTTAGCTGATGAATTTATTGATTGAATTTATTACAGTTTGTGCACAATAAACCACAGCGTTGTAAGGATTATGCAAcatagtttctttttttcttcctccccttttctccccaatttggaatgcccaattcccaatgcactctaagtccttgtgttggcatagtgactcgcctcaatccgggtggcggaggacgaatctcagttgcctcctcgtctgagaccgtcaatctgcacatcttatcacgtggctggtTGAGCGCGTTAGCGCGGAGacacagcacgtgtggaggcttcacgctattctc carries:
- the LOC127410438 gene encoding protein phosphatase 1 regulatory subunit 14B-like isoform X2, which gives rise to MSQSRVMFQSPTRDKEDSEAPQRRLGKLTVKYDRKDLQRRLDVEEWIDSQLHLLFDCEEDDIPELEIDIDELLELSDCERRSKLQDLLCDCGKPKENFIDGLLYRIKGLRKMSGTLRK
- the LOC127410438 gene encoding protein phosphatase 1 regulatory subunit 14B-like isoform X1; its protein translation is MSQSRVMFQSPTRDKEDSEAPQRRLGKLTVKYDRKDLQRRLDVEEWIDSQLHLLFDCEEDDIPELEIDIDELLELSDCERRSKLQVDLLCDCGKPKENFIDGLLYRIKGLRKMSGTLRK